In Eulemur rufifrons isolate Redbay chromosome 29, OSU_ERuf_1, whole genome shotgun sequence, one DNA window encodes the following:
- the LOC138377336 gene encoding olfactory receptor 2A2-like has translation MGGNQSWITEFILVGFQLSAEKEELLFWIFSLLYIFSLLANGMILGLICLDHRLHTPMYFFLSHLAILDMSYASNNVPKMLANLLNQTRAISFIPCIIQTFLYMAFANTECLILMVMSYDRYVAICHPLHYTVIMNWRVCTILAVTSWSCGFTLSLIQAILLLRLPFCGPRDVNHLFCEILSVLKLACADTWINQVVILATCVFVLVGPLCLMLVSYMHILWAILKIQSKEGRIKAFSTCSSHLCVVGLFFGIAMLVYMVPDSNQREEQEKMLSLFHSLFNPMLNPLIYSLRNAQVKDAFHRALQKKRSV, from the coding sequence ATGGGAGGCAACCAATCATGGATCACAGAATTCATCCTAGTGGGATTCCAGCTCAGTGCAGAGAAGGAAGAGCTCCTCTTCTGGATCTTCTCCCTGTTATATATATTCAGCCTCCTGGCCAATGGCATGATCTTGGGACTCATCTGTCTGGACCACAGACTGCACActcccatgtacttcttcctctcaCACCTGGCCATCCTTGACATGTCCTATGCTTCCAACAATGTCCCCAAGATGTTGGCAAACCTACTGAACCAGACCAGAGCCATCTCCTTTATTCCATGCATAATACAGACATTCTTGTATATGGCTTTTGCAAACACAGAGTGTCTGATTTTGATGGTGATGTCTTATGATCGGtatgtggccatctgccaccctCTCCACTACACTGTCATCATGAACTGGAGAGTGTGCACAATCCTGGCTGTCACTTCCTGGTCATGTGGGTTTACCCTGTCCCTGATACAGGCAATTCTCCTTCTAAGGTTGCCCTTCTGTGGGCCCCGGGATGTGAATCACCTCTTCTGTGAAATTCTGTCTGTCCTCAAGCTGGCCTGTGCTGACACCTGGATCAACCAAGTCGTCATCCTTGCTACCTGTGTTTTTGTCTTAGTAGGGCCCCTTTGCTTGATGCTTGTCTCCTACATGCACATCCTCTGGGCCATCCTAAAGATCCAGTCAAAAGAGGGCCGCATaaaggccttctccacctgctcctcccacctctgtgTGGTTGGGCTCTTCTTTGGCATAGCCATGTTGGTTTATATGGTCCCAGACTCTAATCAACGAGAGGAGCAGGAGAAAATGCTGTCCCTGTTCCACAGCCTCTTTAACCCAATGCTGAATCCCctcatctacagcctgaggaacgCTCAGGTGAAGGATGCCTTCCACAGAGCATTGCAGAAGAAGAGGTCTGTGTGA